The nucleotide window ATTGTCTTCGGCCCAGGGCGATTCTCGGAGCTCGGTGAGCTGACGGCTTCGGTTGGGATCAAGCGGGTTCTCGTCGTTTCTGACCCTGGTATTGAAGAAGTCGGACACACGCAGAACGGCGTCGAGTCGCTTCAAGCGGCGGGGCTCGAAACACTCATCTTTGACGGGCTGGCCGAGAACCCGACGACTGATCATGTGGATGCGGGCGTTGCCCTGGCGAAGGAGTTTCAGCCGGAGGGAATCGTTGCCATTGGTGGCGGCAGCAGTATGGACTGCGCGAAGGGGATCAACTTCGTCTATTCCTGCGGCGGACGAATGCAGGACTATTGGGGCGTGGGCAAGGCGACCGCGGAAATGTTACCGATGGTTGCCGTGCCAACGACCGCGGGTACCGGAAGCGAGGCTCAATCGTTCGCGCTGATTTCGGATGCGGAGACGCATGTGAAGATGGCCTGTGGTGACAAGCGTGCCGCGTTTCGCGTGGCGATTCTTGATCCCGAGTTGACGCTCACGCAGCCGCCGCGAGTAACAGCACTGACTGGGATGGACGCGATTAGTCACGCCGTTGAGACGCGCGTCACGAAGAAGCGGAGTGCGGTCTCGATTGGCTTTAGCCGCACAGCTTGGCAACTCCTCTCGTCAGGAATGGAATTACTGCTGGACGATCCCGAGAGAGTCGAGTTGCGTGGAGAGGTGCAGCAAGGGGCATGCTTTGCGGGCTTGGCGATTGAAAGCTCCATGCTCGGTAGTGCTCACGCACTGGCGAATCCCCTGACGGCGACTTACGGAATTGCCCATGGCGAAGCCGTTAGTCTGATGTTGCCGCATGTCGTACGTCGCAATGGCAAGGACCGAGCGATTGCGGAAGCGTATGCTGAAATGGTGCAGACGCTTGGCGAGCCACCAAGTGATCCGGTTTCGCAGCTTGCGGATTACCTCGCGAGTCTAGCCCAGCGTTTTGGGTTGGCTGGGAAGCTTTCCGATTGTGGTGTCGCCCGCGAAGAACTTCCTCGACTTTCCGCCGCTGCCGCTGAACAATGGGTGGGGACATTTAATCCCATCGAAATGACCGCGAACGATTATCTGAAGCTCTATGAACAAGCGTACTAAGACTTTGCGACTGCTTGTCA belongs to Lacipirellulaceae bacterium and includes:
- a CDS encoding iron-containing alcohol dehydrogenase; the protein is MNGFDFHCPTRIVFGPGRFSELGELTASVGIKRVLVVSDPGIEEVGHTQNGVESLQAAGLETLIFDGLAENPTTDHVDAGVALAKEFQPEGIVAIGGGSSMDCAKGINFVYSCGGRMQDYWGVGKATAEMLPMVAVPTTAGTGSEAQSFALISDAETHVKMACGDKRAAFRVAILDPELTLTQPPRVTALTGMDAISHAVETRVTKKRSAVSIGFSRTAWQLLSSGMELLLDDPERVELRGEVQQGACFAGLAIESSMLGSAHALANPLTATYGIAHGEAVSLMLPHVVRRNGKDRAIAEAYAEMVQTLGEPPSDPVSQLADYLASLAQRFGLAGKLSDCGVAREELPRLSAAAAEQWVGTFNPIEMTANDYLKLYEQAY